Proteins encoded within one genomic window of Bacillus thuringiensis:
- a CDS encoding GNAT family N-acetyltransferase, translating to MMKIYETNRLHLREIDESYAEKVLQYYDRNREFLKAWEEYRPDDFFTLDYQKKKLQKDRREFAEGKIIRLWIFKKGDDTKIIGCISFNLIVRGIYQSCVLSYKLDKAELNKGYTTEALRKAIQVAFEEFQLHRIEAPIMPRNSASIQVVTKIGFQYEGVSRKMLMVNGVWEDHMRWVLLNE from the coding sequence ATGATGAAAATATACGAAACAAATCGTTTGCATTTAAGAGAAATTGATGAGTCGTATGCTGAAAAAGTTCTTCAATATTACGACAGAAATCGTGAATTTTTAAAAGCTTGGGAAGAGTATAGACCGGATGATTTTTTTACATTAGATTATCAAAAGAAAAAGTTACAAAAGGATAGAAGAGAGTTCGCAGAAGGTAAAATCATCAGGCTTTGGATTTTTAAAAAGGGTGATGATACGAAAATAATTGGGTGTATTTCATTTAATTTAATTGTTCGTGGAATTTATCAATCCTGTGTACTCAGTTATAAATTAGATAAAGCAGAGTTAAACAAAGGTTATACGACAGAAGCGCTTAGAAAAGCTATTCAAGTTGCTTTTGAAGAATTTCAATTACATCGTATAGAAGCACCTATTATGCCGCGAAACTCAGCATCTATACAAGTAGTGACGAAGATAGGCTTTCAATATGAGGGCGTGTCTAGAAAGATGTTAATGGTTAATGGAGTGTGGGAAGATCATATGCGCTGGGTATTGTTAAATGAGTAA
- a CDS encoding MgtC/SapB family protein has protein sequence MVWYDIVLRLFIAIIVGACIGMERQWRHRMAGLRTNALVSLGACIFVLLSVMLDHDASPSRIAAQVVSGIGFLGGGVIIRDGFSIRGLNTAATLWCAAAVGTLTGAGFLIAAILGAAGVLLANILLRPIALFMNQKSKEESPEQTNYLLSLTCSEEHEAHIRFLLMHMVSSEGIGLKELYSEDVDSNQKVCIQATLHCNTNTAVLIEKIVSRMLLESGVTAAGWKTSLNLEAS, from the coding sequence ATGGTATGGTATGACATTGTACTAAGATTATTTATTGCAATTATTGTAGGTGCTTGCATCGGAATGGAACGGCAATGGAGACATAGGATGGCTGGACTACGGACAAATGCTCTCGTATCACTTGGTGCCTGTATATTTGTTTTATTATCCGTCATGCTTGATCACGATGCTAGCCCCTCACGTATTGCCGCTCAAGTCGTCAGTGGGATTGGTTTTTTAGGAGGCGGCGTTATTATCCGCGATGGCTTTAGTATTAGAGGACTTAATACTGCGGCTACCCTATGGTGCGCAGCTGCTGTTGGTACTCTTACAGGCGCTGGTTTCCTCATTGCAGCTATATTAGGTGCAGCCGGCGTTTTACTAGCAAATATACTTCTTCGTCCAATTGCTCTCTTTATGAATCAAAAATCAAAAGAAGAATCACCTGAACAAACGAACTACTTACTTTCTCTTACTTGTTCAGAAGAACATGAAGCCCATATTCGCTTTTTACTTATGCATATGGTAAGTTCTGAAGGCATCGGTTTAAAAGAATTGTATAGTGAGGACGTAGATTCTAATCAAAAAGTGTGTATACAAGCGACATTACACTGCAACACAAATACAGCAGTCTTAATTGAAAAAATAGTGAGCAGAATGCTATTAGAATCTGGCGTTACTGCAGCTGGTTGGAAAACTTCATTAAATTTAGAAGCAAGTTGA
- a CDS encoding DNA polymerase IV, whose amino-acid sequence MREMYPKKGRVILHVDMNCFFASVEIAHDSSLQGKPLAVAGNEKERKGIIITCSYEAREYGIRTTMPLWEAKRLCPQLVVRRPNFTLYREASFQMFQILSRFTEKIQPVSIDEGYLDITDCYALGSPLEIAKMIQQALLTELQLPCSIGIAPNLFLAKTASDMKKPLGITVLRKRDIPEMIWPLPVGAMHGIGEKTAEKLNAIHIQTIEQLAKGNEHIIRAKIGKHGVDLKRRAKGLDDREVDPSQMGQHKSVGNSMTFSKDMDEEKELLDMLERLSKSVSKRLQKRTLVSYNIQIMIKYHDRRTVTRSKQLKNAIWEERDIFQAASRLWKQHWDGDSVRLLGVTATEIEWKTESVKQLDLFSFEEDAKEEPLLAVIDQINDKYGMPLLQRGSQLLRKQEKSFQQKLENKFM is encoded by the coding sequence ATGCGAGAAATGTATCCGAAAAAGGGTCGTGTTATTTTACATGTAGATATGAATTGTTTTTTCGCATCTGTTGAAATTGCTCATGACTCATCATTACAAGGAAAGCCGTTAGCGGTTGCTGGAAATGAAAAAGAAAGAAAAGGAATTATCATAACATGTAGTTATGAGGCGAGAGAATATGGAATACGTACAACGATGCCTCTTTGGGAAGCGAAAAGGTTATGTCCGCAATTAGTTGTAAGGCGTCCTAATTTTACATTATATCGCGAAGCTTCATTTCAAATGTTTCAAATTCTTTCCCGTTTTACAGAAAAAATACAACCAGTCTCAATAGATGAAGGGTATTTAGATATTACAGATTGCTACGCACTCGGTTCGCCTCTTGAAATAGCAAAGATGATTCAGCAAGCGTTATTAACAGAGTTACAGCTGCCGTGTAGCATCGGAATTGCTCCAAACCTTTTCCTAGCAAAAACAGCTTCTGATATGAAAAAACCTCTCGGTATTACCGTGCTTCGAAAACGAGATATTCCAGAAATGATTTGGCCACTTCCGGTTGGGGCGATGCATGGAATTGGAGAAAAAACAGCTGAAAAATTAAATGCTATTCATATACAAACCATTGAGCAGTTAGCAAAAGGAAACGAACATATCATTCGCGCTAAAATTGGAAAGCACGGTGTTGATTTAAAGCGGCGGGCAAAAGGTTTGGATGATAGGGAAGTCGATCCGAGTCAAATGGGACAACATAAAAGCGTTGGTAATTCGATGACTTTTTCAAAGGATATGGATGAAGAGAAAGAATTACTTGATATGTTAGAAAGGCTATCAAAATCAGTGAGTAAAAGATTACAAAAGCGAACTCTTGTCAGCTATAATATTCAAATTATGATTAAATATCATGATAGGCGGACAGTAACGCGGAGTAAGCAACTGAAAAATGCCATTTGGGAAGAACGAGATATTTTTCAAGCAGCCTCTCGTTTATGGAAGCAACATTGGGATGGTGATTCCGTTCGTTTGCTAGGTGTTACAGCTACTGAAATAGAGTGGAAGACAGAATCGGTGAAACAGTTAGATTTGTTTTCATTTGAAGAAGATGCGAAAGAAGAGCCGCTACTTGCTGTCATTGATCAAATTAATGATAAGTATGGAATGCCCCTGTTACAACGAGGTAGTCAATTATTACGTAAGCAAGAAAAGTCTTTTCAGCAAAAATTAGAAAATAAGTTTATGTAG
- a CDS encoding aromatic acid exporter family protein: protein MFKIGYRTVKTAIGTGAAVFIAQLLGLEFYSSAGILVILCVQNTKRKSLQVSLHRFLACVLSMLFAFCIFETIGYTPLAISILLLTFIPTAVMLKIQEGIVTSSVIVMHLYSLKQITWLIVGNEIAILTIGISVALLVNMYMPSSENKLKEYQDKIESNFKTILFEMVVYLRNRESSWSGAELIETENMLNEARDLSFKKLENAFMREDDYYYRYFNMRMQQFEILERMIPLAASLSWTYEQADMIADVVENIGNAISPESTGVISLRQLQEMRELFRDMPLPATREEFEIRAKLVQLVYEMEQYLLIKSRFKGKDNIKELI from the coding sequence ATGTTCAAAATTGGATACCGTACAGTAAAAACAGCAATAGGGACAGGCGCAGCAGTTTTTATTGCTCAGTTATTAGGGTTAGAATTTTATAGTTCAGCGGGTATTTTGGTTATATTATGTGTACAAAATACGAAACGGAAATCACTTCAAGTATCATTACATCGTTTTTTAGCTTGTGTATTATCAATGTTGTTCGCGTTTTGTATTTTTGAAACAATTGGATATACACCACTAGCAATTAGCATATTGTTACTTACATTTATTCCGACTGCAGTTATGCTCAAAATTCAAGAAGGTATTGTCACGAGCTCGGTTATTGTTATGCACCTATATTCATTGAAACAAATCACATGGCTTATTGTTGGGAACGAAATTGCGATATTAACGATAGGGATTAGCGTGGCTCTATTAGTGAATATGTATATGCCGAGTAGTGAAAATAAGCTAAAAGAGTATCAGGATAAAATAGAGAGTAATTTTAAAACGATTTTGTTTGAAATGGTTGTGTATTTACGAAATCGAGAAAGTAGTTGGAGCGGGGCAGAACTCATTGAAACCGAGAATATGTTAAATGAAGCAAGAGATTTATCGTTTAAAAAACTTGAGAATGCATTTATGCGAGAAGATGATTATTACTATCGTTATTTTAATATGCGTATGCAACAATTCGAAATTTTAGAGCGAATGATACCACTAGCAGCTTCTTTATCGTGGACGTATGAACAAGCTGACATGATTGCAGATGTTGTTGAAAACATTGGTAATGCTATTAGCCCTGAGAGTACAGGCGTTATTTCCTTAAGGCAGCTTCAAGAAATGAGGGAGTTATTTAGAGACATGCCATTGCCAGCTACACGCGAAGAATTTGAGATACGTGCGAAACTTGTTCAACTTGTGTATGAAATGGAACAATATTTACTCATTAAAAGTCGCTTTAAGGGAAAGGATAATATAAAAGAACTTATATAG
- the prli42 gene encoding stressosome-associated protein Prli42, whose protein sequence is MHKKAQKVMIYVMLISMLVTTLLAGASMFW, encoded by the coding sequence ATGCATAAAAAAGCTCAAAAAGTTATGATTTATGTAATGCTAATTTCTATGCTTGTAACAACATTACTTGCTGGCGCAAGTATGTTTTGGTAA
- a CDS encoding DUF3894 domain-containing protein — translation MYLNPKLSYMQFFMGFLFIITFILATFNICSYLVAIVCMALLNLTFVIGAFQQKQYTSFVIALVMSFSFSIVAIVLYTK, via the coding sequence ATGTACTTGAATCCAAAACTTTCGTATATGCAGTTTTTTATGGGATTTCTATTTATTATTACATTCATATTGGCAACTTTTAATATATGTTCTTATCTTGTAGCGATTGTATGTATGGCATTACTCAATCTTACTTTTGTTATTGGGGCATTTCAGCAGAAACAATATACAAGTTTTGTAATAGCACTTGTAATGTCATTTTCCTTTAGTATTGTAGCGATTGTGCTTTATACAAAATAA
- a CDS encoding tripeptidase T — translation MINQERLVNEFMELVQVDSETKFEAEICKVLTKKFTDLGVEVFEDDTMAVTGHGAGNLICTLPATKDGVDTIYFTSHMDTVVPGNGIKPSIKDGYIVSDGTTILGADDKAGLASMFEAIRVLKEKNIPHGTIEFIITVGEESGLVGAKALDRERITAKYGYALDSDGKVGEIVVAAPTQAKVNAIIRGKTAHAGVAPEKGVSAITIAAKAIAKMPLGRIDSETTANIGRFEGGTQTNIVCDHVQIFAEARSLINEKMEAQVAKMKEAFETTAKEMGGQADVEVNVMYPGFKFADGDHVVEVAKRAAEKIGRTPSLHQSGGGSDANVIAGHGIPTVNLAVGYEEIHTTNEKIPVEELAKTAELVVAIIEEVAK, via the coding sequence ATGATTAATCAAGAACGTTTAGTAAATGAATTCATGGAATTAGTACAAGTAGATTCTGAAACGAAATTTGAAGCAGAAATTTGCAAAGTATTAACAAAGAAATTTACAGATTTAGGTGTAGAAGTATTTGAAGATGACACAATGGCTGTTACTGGGCATGGTGCAGGTAACTTAATTTGTACATTACCAGCAACAAAAGATGGTGTTGATACAATTTACTTTACTTCTCATATGGATACAGTAGTTCCTGGTAATGGAATTAAGCCTTCTATTAAAGATGGATATATCGTATCAGATGGTACTACGATTTTAGGTGCGGATGATAAAGCCGGATTAGCATCAATGTTCGAAGCAATCCGTGTTTTAAAAGAAAAAAATATCCCTCATGGTACAATTGAATTTATTATTACAGTTGGAGAAGAATCTGGTCTTGTTGGTGCAAAAGCATTAGATCGTGAGCGCATTACAGCGAAATACGGTTATGCATTAGATAGCGATGGAAAAGTTGGTGAAATCGTTGTTGCAGCTCCAACACAAGCGAAAGTGAATGCAATTATTCGCGGGAAAACAGCTCACGCTGGTGTAGCACCAGAAAAAGGTGTATCTGCAATTACTATCGCAGCGAAAGCAATTGCGAAGATGCCACTTGGCCGTATTGATTCTGAAACAACTGCAAATATTGGACGTTTTGAAGGTGGTACACAAACGAATATCGTTTGCGATCATGTACAAATCTTTGCAGAAGCGCGTTCTTTAATCAATGAAAAAATGGAAGCGCAAGTTGCGAAAATGAAAGAAGCATTTGAAACAACTGCAAAAGAAATGGGTGGTCAAGCAGACGTTGAAGTAAACGTTATGTATCCAGGATTTAAATTTGCTGATGGCGATCACGTTGTAGAAGTTGCAAAACGTGCAGCTGAAAAAATTGGTCGTACACCTTCTCTTCACCAAAGTGGTGGTGGAAGTGATGCAAACGTAATTGCAGGACACGGTATTCCAACAGTTAACTTAGCAGTTGGTTATGAAGAAATTCATACAACAAACGAAAAGATTCCTGTTGAAGAATTAGCGAAAACAGCAGAATTAGTTGTTGCAATCATTGAGGAAGTAGCGAAATAA
- a CDS encoding L,D-transpeptidase yields the protein MPYLLSIILCLSLSPIWPLGDNPRAGDPFIIVNKATNKLAYIDDGKIQKIFPVATGKTNELTPEGTFDVVMKAKDPYYIAKDIPGGSPKNPLGSRWIGFNARGTDGSKYGIHGTNQPSSIGKYISQGCIRMKKNDVEYLFDRIPIGTKVWIVKSKKSFQQLAKEKGAIAYEKANEKVGFFYCNKLS from the coding sequence ATGCCGTATCTTCTCTCTATCATATTATGTCTTTCTTTATCGCCGATTTGGCCTCTTGGGGATAATCCACGTGCCGGAGATCCTTTTATTATTGTAAATAAAGCAACGAATAAATTAGCTTACATTGACGATGGAAAGATTCAAAAGATTTTTCCAGTAGCGACAGGGAAAACGAATGAATTAACTCCAGAAGGAACTTTTGATGTTGTAATGAAAGCGAAGGATCCGTATTACATTGCGAAGGATATTCCAGGTGGATCGCCAAAAAATCCACTTGGATCAAGGTGGATTGGATTTAATGCAAGAGGAACTGATGGAAGTAAATATGGAATACATGGAACAAACCAACCGAGTTCAATTGGAAAGTATATTTCACAAGGATGTATAAGAATGAAGAAAAACGATGTGGAATATTTGTTTGATCGTATTCCAATTGGAACGAAAGTATGGATTGTGAAATCGAAAAAATCATTTCAGCAATTGGCAAAAGAAAAAGGAGCCATTGCATATGAAAAAGCCAACGAAAAGGTTGGCTTTTTCTATTGTAATAAGTTGTCTTGA